From a single Desulfomicrobium escambiense DSM 10707 genomic region:
- the gpmI gene encoding 2,3-bisphosphoglycerate-independent phosphoglycerate mutase produces the protein MMKKPCVLLILDGWGKAAPGPGNAVSLARTPNMDRLLAGHPGGQLKCMGRDVGLPDGQMGNSEVGHLNLGAGRIVYQDIMRINLAIEDGSLAVNPVLVNLARAAAAGSGRVHLMGLVSDGGVHSMQSHLVALVSALKGHGVADLCVHAFLDGRDTPPRSGLGYVEELERDLARLGAGRIVSVSGRYYAMDRDQRWDRVEQAYAALTEGRELTAESAAQAVRDAYESGENDEFVKPRVVLRDGRPSGLVQDGDAVLFFNFRADRARELTRALTEEAFTGFDRPRKPALSGFATMTRYDKNFDLPALFPPMTLDRILGEVVSERGLTQLRTAETEKYAHVTYFFNGGQETPFPGEDRELLPSPKDVPTYDFKPEMSVYKVTDTLVAALEAAKYDLVVCNFANLDMVGHTGVIPAAVKAVEAVDTCLGRVIETVAKAGGTLLVTADHGNAEDMLDEQGNVKTSHSLNPVPFVYVGPGSFRVRDGRLADVAPTILHIMGIPKPAQMTGESLLVPA, from the coding sequence ATGATGAAGAAGCCCTGCGTGCTCCTGATCCTCGACGGCTGGGGCAAGGCCGCGCCCGGACCGGGCAACGCCGTGAGCCTGGCGCGGACCCCGAACATGGACCGCCTCCTGGCCGGACACCCCGGCGGGCAACTGAAGTGCATGGGGCGCGACGTGGGCCTGCCCGACGGCCAGATGGGCAACTCCGAGGTCGGGCACCTGAACCTAGGGGCCGGGCGCATCGTCTATCAGGACATCATGCGCATCAACCTGGCCATTGAGGACGGCTCCCTGGCCGTCAACCCCGTGCTCGTGAACCTGGCCCGGGCCGCGGCGGCCGGTTCGGGGCGCGTGCACCTCATGGGCCTGGTCTCCGACGGCGGCGTGCACAGCATGCAGAGCCATCTGGTGGCCCTCGTCTCGGCCCTGAAGGGGCACGGCGTGGCGGACCTCTGCGTGCACGCCTTCCTGGACGGCCGCGACACGCCCCCGCGCAGCGGGCTGGGCTACGTCGAGGAACTGGAGCGCGATCTGGCGCGCCTGGGTGCGGGCCGCATCGTCTCCGTCTCGGGCCGCTACTACGCCATGGACCGCGACCAGCGCTGGGACCGGGTCGAGCAGGCCTACGCGGCCCTGACCGAAGGGCGTGAGCTGACGGCGGAAAGCGCGGCCCAGGCCGTGCGCGACGCCTATGAAAGCGGCGAGAACGACGAGTTCGTCAAGCCGCGCGTGGTGCTGCGGGACGGACGTCCCTCGGGCCTGGTGCAGGACGGCGACGCGGTGCTGTTCTTCAACTTCCGGGCCGATCGCGCCCGCGAGCTGACCCGGGCCCTGACCGAGGAGGCCTTCACCGGGTTCGACCGGCCGCGCAAGCCGGCCCTGTCGGGCTTCGCGACCATGACCCGCTACGACAAGAATTTCGATCTGCCCGCGCTCTTTCCGCCCATGACCCTTGACCGCATCCTGGGCGAGGTGGTGTCCGAGCGGGGGCTGACCCAGCTGCGCACGGCCGAGACCGAAAAATACGCCCATGTGACGTACTTCTTCAACGGCGGTCAGGAAACGCCCTTCCCCGGCGAGGACCGCGAACTGCTGCCTTCGCCCAAGGACGTGCCGACCTACGACTTCAAGCCCGAGATGAGCGTATACAAGGTTACGGACACCCTGGTGGCCGCCCTGGAGGCCGCGAAGTACGACCTGGTGGTCTGCAACTTCGCCAACCTGGACATGGTCGGCCACACCGGGGTCATTCCGGCGGCGGTCAAGGCCGTGGAGGCCGTGGACACGTGTTTGGGCCGGGTCATTGAGACCGTGGCCAAGGCCGGAGGGACCCTCCTGGTCACGGCGGACCACGGCAACGCCGAGGACATGCTGGACGAGCAGGGCAACGTCAAGACTTCCCACAGCCTCAACCCCGTGCCCTTCGTCTACGTGGGGCCGGGAAGCTTCCGTGTTCGGGACGGGAGGCTGGCCGACGTGGCCCCGACCATCCTGCACATCATGGGCATCCCCAAGCCCGCCCAGATGACAGGCGAGAGCCTGCTCGTCCCTGCCTGA
- the rsfS gene encoding ribosome silencing factor: MEDKIGQIATWLADKKGTAIRALDVRGISPLTEAMVFVTARSARHAQALADEIMQRLGEKKWEFFGVEGLQAGQWVLVDCNDVIVHIFQDETRSLYNVEGLYSKAADFELPEAVLAGEK, encoded by the coding sequence ATGGAAGATAAGATAGGTCAGATCGCGACCTGGCTCGCGGACAAGAAGGGCACGGCCATCAGGGCCCTGGACGTGCGCGGCATCTCACCCCTGACCGAGGCCATGGTTTTCGTCACGGCCCGCTCGGCCAGACACGCCCAGGCCCTTGCTGACGAAATCATGCAGCGCCTCGGGGAGAAGAAGTGGGAATTTTTCGGCGTCGAGGGCCTTCAGGCCGGACAATGGGTCCTGGTCGACTGCAACGACGTCATCGTGCATATTTTCCAGGACGAGACGCGCTCTCTCTATAACGTCGAAGGACTCTACTCCAAGGCCGCGGACTTCGAACTGCCCGAGGCTGTCCTGGCCGGAGAAAAATGA
- a CDS encoding phenylacetate--CoA ligase family protein: protein MLFDVSNETMPREDLEALQLRRLKSLVEKVYYNVPFYQNRFNEMNLRPEQIRSLSDLKYLPFTEKQDLRNNYPFGLFAVPRDNVVRVHASSGTTGKATVVGYTQRDVNTWAELMARSLMCAGASRRDIVHNAYGYGLFTGGLGMHYGVERLGATILPISGGGTRRQVMLMRDFGSTILCSTPSYALFLYESIIAAGMSIDDLKLHTGIFGAEPWSENMRSEIESKLRIKALDIYGLSEIMGPGVGMECCDAQDGLHIWEDHFLIEIIDPETGEQLPLGETGELVITTLTKEAQPLIRYRTRDITRIDAIPCRCGRTHRRITRIQGRSDDMLIIRGVNVFPQQIETILLETQGVAPHYQLILTREGSLDMLEVKVEVDEKMFSDEIKHLQRIEAKIQKNIKEFLGVTAKVTLSEPRSIERSEGKAKRIIDLRNA, encoded by the coding sequence ATGCTGTTCGACGTGTCCAACGAAACAATGCCGCGGGAAGACCTGGAAGCCCTGCAGCTGCGCCGGCTCAAGTCCCTGGTCGAGAAGGTCTACTACAACGTGCCCTTCTACCAGAACAGGTTCAACGAGATGAACCTGCGTCCCGAGCAGATCCGTTCCCTGAGCGATCTCAAGTATCTGCCCTTCACCGAGAAGCAGGACCTCCGCAACAACTACCCCTTCGGCCTCTTCGCCGTGCCCCGCGACAACGTCGTGCGCGTGCACGCCTCCTCGGGCACCACGGGCAAGGCCACGGTGGTGGGCTACACCCAGCGCGACGTGAACACCTGGGCCGAGCTCATGGCCCGCTCGCTCATGTGCGCCGGGGCCAGCCGCCGCGATATCGTGCACAACGCCTACGGCTACGGCCTCTTCACCGGCGGGCTTGGCATGCACTACGGCGTGGAGCGCCTGGGCGCGACCATCCTGCCCATCTCCGGCGGCGGCACGCGGCGCCAGGTCATGCTCATGCGCGACTTCGGCTCGACCATCCTCTGCAGCACGCCGTCCTACGCCCTCTTCCTGTACGAATCCATCATCGCCGCGGGCATGAGCATCGACGACCTGAAACTTCACACGGGCATCTTCGGGGCCGAGCCCTGGAGCGAGAATATGCGCTCGGAGATCGAATCCAAGCTGCGCATCAAGGCCCTGGACATCTACGGCCTGTCGGAGATCATGGGACCCGGCGTGGGCATGGAGTGCTGCGACGCCCAGGACGGCCTGCACATCTGGGAGGACCATTTCCTCATCGAGATCATCGACCCCGAGACGGGCGAGCAGCTGCCCCTGGGCGAGACGGGCGAACTGGTCATCACCACCCTGACCAAGGAGGCCCAGCCGCTGATCCGCTACCGCACACGCGACATCACGCGCATCGACGCCATCCCCTGCCGCTGCGGCCGCACCCACCGGCGCATCACCCGCATCCAGGGCCGCAGCGACGACATGCTCATCATCCGCGGCGTGAACGTGTTCCCGCAACAGATCGAGACCATCCTGCTCGAAACGCAGGGCGTGGCCCCGCACTACCAGCTCATCCTGACCCGCGAGGGCAGCCTCGACATGCTCGAGGTCAAGGTCGAGGTGGACGAAAAGATGTTCTCGGACGAGATCAAGCATTTACAGCGTATCGAAGCCAAGATACAAAAGAATATCAAGGAATTTCTCGGCGTCACCGCCAAGGTGACCCTCTCGGAACCGCGGAGCATCGAGCGTTCCGAGGGCAAGGCCAAGCGCATCATCGACCTGCGCAACGCGTAA
- a CDS encoding ACT domain-containing protein, with amino-acid sequence MKVEQISVFLENRAGRLAEVTKTLAENQINIRALSLADTSDFGILRLIVTDNEKAKEALKAKGFTVGRTNVVAAEVGDKPGGLHAILEMLNAGGVNVEYMYAFVTQSGRNAILIFRFDRTDQAIEVLQKNNVRVLSGEELYSL; translated from the coding sequence ATGAAAGTTGAACAGATTTCCGTGTTTCTGGAAAACAGGGCCGGCCGGCTGGCCGAAGTGACCAAGACCCTGGCCGAGAACCAGATCAATATCCGCGCCCTGTCCCTGGCCGACACGTCCGACTTCGGCATCCTGCGCCTCATCGTCACGGACAACGAGAAGGCCAAGGAGGCCCTGAAGGCCAAAGGCTTCACCGTGGGCCGCACCAACGTCGTGGCCGCGGAGGTCGGCGACAAGCCCGGCGGGCTGCACGCCATCCTGGAGATGCTCAACGCCGGCGGCGTCAACGTCGAGTACATGTACGCCTTCGTCACCCAGAGCGGCCGCAACGCCATCCTCATCTTCCGCTTCGACCGCACGGACCAGGCCATCGAGGTGCTGCAGAAGAACAACGTGCGCGTCCTTTCGGGCGAGGAACTCTACTCGCTCTAG
- a CDS encoding PAS domain-containing protein, with protein sequence MKDARYRSLFLRSFLLLAVYIAVIAAMTMAWTRFENDKTLQATDLRLNAAARSLKLLLAPDFHDRAVDNSSIGFDEEMVNRERFNAFAKANELIYVYTLVMKDDALFFSAPTVTEEEAKERKVWYFCPYEEAPPEFFAALRDGTDASVSYKDEWGAFRTTCLYETSPTGKPYLSCADMEIRDLSRINATHALIGSVAALLFLSFLIPASGIIRRFYRMHIDDLNVSHKETRVHLDMLDTLIQRLPMGLMVIQPDNRVSLVNPAFTALTGYELHDVGTRNGWFRRAFPEIPLRTEMLRIYAHRLKGIEGPGTLGPVTCKDGSMRLFEMQARRLEDGRALAIMEDVTERVQAQEKLRSDEERLRLILDNLQVGIAVVDTEERRVSYINPKLMDMTGRTAEELVGSSCQNHICSACNGTCPVLDKGIRLIGSEVHLKDASGRPFHILKSAIRTEIGGRPVLIESFVDITRQKLVEEELLKAKEAAEAASTAKSEFLAVMSHEIRTPLNGILGSLQVIRDVKLEDASDFITMAIDSSRGLLTILQDVLDLSAMDTGTLCLVSHPFVTAELIQPIRNSLQEEAQRKGLTLTVTTDPDVPEKLTGDVRRIRQVLFNLVGNSLKFTQHGSVRVEISMLPLRNGARRGMVHFAISDTGVGIADDKLAAIFEPFTQADMAANREFGGTGMGLAIVKRLLRLMGSSVCLISEPGQGSEFHFTLPLVPAPGEEEGQG encoded by the coding sequence ATGAAAGACGCACGATACCGCTCACTTTTCCTACGGTCCTTCCTGCTGCTCGCCGTCTATATCGCCGTCATCGCGGCCATGACGATGGCCTGGACCCGCTTCGAAAACGACAAGACCCTGCAGGCGACGGACCTGCGCCTGAACGCCGCCGCACGTAGCCTCAAGCTCCTCCTGGCCCCGGACTTTCACGACCGGGCGGTGGACAACAGCTCCATCGGCTTCGACGAGGAGATGGTCAACCGCGAAAGGTTCAACGCCTTCGCCAAGGCCAACGAGCTGATCTACGTCTACACCCTTGTCATGAAGGATGACGCCCTCTTCTTCTCCGCCCCGACCGTGACCGAGGAAGAGGCCAAGGAGCGCAAGGTCTGGTACTTCTGCCCGTACGAGGAGGCGCCGCCCGAGTTCTTCGCGGCCCTGCGCGACGGCACGGACGCATCAGTGTCCTACAAGGACGAGTGGGGCGCTTTCCGGACCACCTGCCTTTACGAAACCAGCCCGACAGGGAAACCGTACCTGAGCTGCGCCGACATGGAGATCCGCGACCTCTCGCGCATCAACGCCACCCACGCGCTGATCGGCTCCGTTGCCGCCCTGCTCTTTCTGAGCTTTCTGATTCCGGCCTCGGGAATCATCCGCCGTTTCTACCGCATGCACATCGACGACCTGAACGTCTCGCACAAGGAAACGCGCGTCCATCTGGACATGCTCGACACCCTGATCCAGCGGCTGCCCATGGGCCTGATGGTTATCCAGCCCGACAACAGGGTCAGCCTGGTCAACCCTGCCTTCACCGCCCTGACGGGGTACGAACTGCACGACGTCGGTACCCGCAACGGCTGGTTCCGCAGGGCCTTCCCCGAAATCCCGCTCAGGACGGAGATGCTCAGAATCTATGCCCATCGCCTCAAAGGCATCGAAGGCCCTGGAACCCTGGGGCCCGTGACGTGCAAGGACGGGTCGATGCGGCTTTTCGAAATGCAGGCCAGACGCCTCGAGGACGGCCGCGCCCTGGCCATCATGGAGGACGTGACCGAGCGCGTGCAGGCCCAGGAAAAGCTGCGGAGCGACGAAGAGCGCCTACGCCTCATCCTCGACAACCTGCAGGTCGGCATCGCCGTGGTGGACACCGAAGAACGGCGGGTGAGCTACATCAACCCCAAGCTCATGGACATGACGGGCCGCACGGCCGAGGAACTGGTCGGCTCAAGCTGCCAGAATCACATCTGTAGCGCCTGCAACGGCACGTGTCCCGTGCTGGACAAGGGCATCCGCCTCATCGGCAGCGAGGTGCATCTCAAGGACGCCTCGGGCAGGCCCTTCCACATCCTCAAATCGGCCATCCGGACCGAGATCGGCGGCAGGCCGGTGCTCATCGAGTCCTTCGTGGACATCACCAGGCAGAAGCTCGTCGAGGAGGAATTGCTCAAGGCCAAGGAGGCCGCCGAGGCGGCGAGCACGGCCAAGTCCGAGTTCCTGGCCGTCATGAGCCACGAAATCCGCACGCCGCTGAACGGCATCCTCGGCTCCCTGCAGGTCATCCGCGACGTCAAGCTCGAGGACGCAAGCGACTTCATCACCATGGCCATCGACTCCAGCCGGGGTCTGCTGACCATCCTGCAGGACGTGCTCGATCTTTCGGCCATGGATACCGGGACGCTCTGCCTCGTTTCGCATCCCTTCGTGACCGCAGAACTCATCCAGCCCATCCGCAACTCCCTCCAGGAGGAGGCGCAGCGCAAGGGCCTCACGCTGACCGTAACCACGGACCCCGACGTACCGGAGAAACTGACCGGCGACGTCCGCCGCATCCGGCAGGTCCTCTTCAACCTCGTCGGCAACTCCCTGAAGTTCACGCAGCACGGATCCGTTCGCGTGGAAATCTCCATGCTGCCCCTGCGCAACGGCGCGAGGCGCGGCATGGTGCATTTCGCGATCAGCGACACCGGCGTGGGCATCGCCGACGACAAGCTGGCCGCCATTTTCGAACCCTTCACCCAGGCCGACATGGCCGCAAACCGGGAGTTCGGCGGGACGGGCATGGGACTGGCCATCGTCAAGCGTCTGCTGCGCCTGATGGGTTCGAGCGTGTGCCTGATTTCCGAACCGGGCCAGGGCAGTGAATTCCACTTCACCCTGCCGCTCGTCCCGGCTCCGGGCGAAGAGGAGGGGCAGGGTTGA
- a CDS encoding radical SAM/SPASM domain-containing protein has translation MTAPGRLQRVYVEITNVCNLRCSFCPGTKRAAAFIAPAFFGRVMEQVAPLTGQICLHVLGEPLLHPQFPEIMERSAAAGIEVNLTTNGLLLDRRGELLLAAPALRQVNFSLQALRTSDDFDRDALERILSFCLQAMRQRPELYINLRLWTLDDRHDPMLGDFNAPVLDRVAQRLGIALPAPTAGRKSLRLTGRVYLHADTVFDWPGDLTGEAQAQGFCHALSTHCAILADGTVCPCCLDAEGRLALGNLHEAPLVDILAAPRARAMRQGFARGELTEEVCRHCTYCRRFQSKAQRLHATHRAQRKHSEEASWTITAAQPATPSRG, from the coding sequence TTGACGGCACCCGGACGCCTGCAGCGCGTCTATGTGGAAATCACCAACGTCTGCAACCTGCGCTGCAGTTTCTGCCCGGGCACAAAACGCGCCGCCGCGTTCATTGCGCCAGCCTTCTTCGGGCGCGTCATGGAGCAGGTCGCCCCGCTGACCGGCCAGATCTGCCTGCACGTCCTGGGCGAACCCCTCCTGCACCCCCAGTTCCCCGAGATCATGGAACGAAGCGCCGCGGCCGGCATCGAGGTCAACCTGACCACCAACGGCCTTCTGCTGGACCGACGGGGCGAACTCCTGCTGGCGGCCCCGGCCCTGCGTCAGGTCAACTTCTCCCTGCAGGCCCTGCGGACCTCTGACGATTTCGACCGGGACGCCCTGGAGCGCATCCTTTCCTTCTGCCTGCAGGCGATGCGGCAGCGGCCCGAACTCTACATCAATCTCAGACTCTGGACCCTGGACGACCGGCATGACCCCATGCTGGGCGACTTCAACGCGCCCGTCCTGGACCGCGTCGCGCAGCGCCTGGGCATCGCCCTCCCCGCGCCTACTGCCGGACGCAAGAGCCTGCGCCTGACGGGGCGCGTCTACCTCCACGCCGACACGGTCTTCGACTGGCCGGGCGACCTGACCGGCGAGGCGCAGGCGCAGGGCTTCTGCCACGCCCTGTCAACGCATTGCGCCATCCTGGCCGACGGCACGGTCTGCCCCTGCTGCCTGGACGCCGAAGGCCGCCTGGCCCTGGGCAACCTGCACGAAGCCCCCCTGGTCGACATCCTGGCCGCGCCGCGGGCCCGCGCCATGCGCCAGGGCTTTGCGCGGGGCGAACTGACGGAGGAGGTCTGCCGCCACTGCACCTATTGCCGCAGGTTCCAAAGCAAGGCACAACGGCTGCACGCAACGCACCGCGCCCAACGCAAACACAGTGAAGAAGCCTCATGGACCATTACAGCCGCTCAGCCCGCAACGCCTTCTCGGGGCTGA
- the nudC gene encoding NAD(+) diphosphatase: protein MDHYSRSARNAFSGLILNRKPARPAADTAPSGREAFIIVRGDEILFDDRLGEPLLLSARMLEGCDGIRLETMLLGDDGETSYFAVSIDRLPERTARCISGLGVFQPLRPRAATLEPHMTALLGYARSVASWHNQARFCSLCGHPTTPRPFSLAQACTNPACGMEHYPRVNPAMIVLVHHEDENGDRCLLGRQAGWKPRVYSAVSGYVEPGESAEDTVVREVLEETGIHVTDIRYFCSQPWPFSNSLMLGFHARATSTRIRLNDEELEDARWFARAEIPALLESGVLALPASETISRHLFDAWYEGRIPAP from the coding sequence ATGGACCATTACAGCCGCTCAGCCCGCAACGCCTTCTCGGGGCTGATCCTGAACCGCAAGCCCGCCCGCCCCGCCGCAGACACCGCCCCAAGCGGGCGCGAAGCCTTCATCATCGTCAGGGGTGACGAGATCCTCTTCGACGACCGTCTCGGTGAGCCGTTGCTCCTGTCCGCGCGCATGCTTGAAGGATGCGACGGCATCCGCCTGGAAACCATGCTCCTGGGCGACGACGGCGAGACAAGCTATTTCGCCGTGAGCATCGACCGCCTGCCCGAACGCACCGCCCGCTGCATCTCGGGCCTCGGCGTCTTCCAGCCGCTGCGACCCCGGGCGGCGACCCTTGAGCCGCATATGACGGCCCTGCTGGGCTATGCCCGCTCCGTGGCGTCCTGGCACAACCAGGCCCGCTTCTGCAGCCTGTGCGGCCACCCCACGACACCCCGCCCATTCTCCCTGGCCCAGGCCTGCACCAACCCGGCCTGCGGCATGGAGCACTACCCGCGCGTCAACCCGGCCATGATCGTGCTGGTCCACCACGAGGACGAAAACGGGGACCGATGCCTGCTCGGGCGGCAGGCCGGGTGGAAGCCGCGGGTCTATTCGGCCGTGTCCGGCTACGTGGAACCCGGCGAAAGCGCCGAAGACACCGTCGTGCGCGAGGTCCTGGAGGAAACGGGCATCCACGTCACGGACATCCGCTATTTCTGCTCCCAGCCCTGGCCGTTCTCGAACTCCCTGATGCTCGGGTTCCACGCCAGGGCGACCTCCACCCGCATCCGCCTGAACGACGAGGAACTCGAAGACGCGCGCTGGTTCGCCCGCGCCGAGATCCCAGCCCTGCTCGAATCCGGTGTGCTGGCCCTGCCCGCGTCCGAGACCATCTCCCGCCATCTCTTCGACGCCTGGTACGAGGGCCGCATCCCGGCGCCCTGA